A part of Acropora palmata chromosome 6, jaAcrPala1.3, whole genome shotgun sequence genomic DNA contains:
- the LOC141884012 gene encoding protein mono-ADP-ribosyltransferase PARP12-like has product MASGVRGGREIKLEFCPQAGEKGGCLQKDCLRLHLCPFFIKDKCTYGVKCRRSHNFIDKHTVRVLNHFRLGFLLNDRSNHSLTKILSQAADESEIQLTAASRSDPDICKFYNKGVCKKGPNCPCLHVCEHFVDGDCKFGKNCKREHSLSDDHNKKVLQSYSTRDVQIVLQRLKGRERKRTVSEGSDVERPISAKPKPAMSDKFKPALSQGLSFDSKEKDCEICGFNLRGKCNYGDRCLNRHTELPYLWEFSVNDDDKWESFSSDLNTMLEEAYCDVDNDGYKVPVGGYSCYVQFQDMTAVPIRARVGGHKGFKVRRLSTVSSVVAPAGHIFSTRWNWYWQDENQKWQSYDSPDDGHAFNTTSSQCLEKEFVEGKESHPFSASHHQYTLYFKKMRQRNNVFKTERSVTRRPADLVTKENMKEIAQKRRAAVLGRQMVASAGSGSDGRPTHWAPMPNGIDYKRVPLPSISEGYKKAEKKFLETMEGHPNIVSIEQVQNTDLWTLYTQRKKHLTKRSGKEPEERQLFHGTNASTVEAISQQGFDWRMCGKHGTRYGKGTYFACRANYSHRYTQQGSGRRMMFLAKVLVGSFTNGDSEMIRPPAKDPLNPHVLYDSCCDNSSNPALFVIFENGQSYPEFLITYT; this is encoded by the exons ATGGCGTCAGGAGTACGAGGAGGGCGAGAAATTAAGTTGGAGTTTTGCCCTCAAGCTGGAGAAAAAGGTGGATGTCTCCAAAAAGATTGTTTGCGCCTGCATTTATGCCCCTTTTTCATCAAGGATAAATGCACATATGGCGTCAAGTGCAGACGATCGCACAACTTCATTGATAAACACACGGTTCGAGTTCTTAATCACTTCCGTCTAGGTTTCTTGTTGAATGATCGTTCAAATCACAGTCTCACAAAAATACTCAGTCAAGCCGCGGACGAAAGTGAAATTCAGCTAACAGCAGCAAGTCGGTCAGATCCAGACATATGCAAATTCTACAACAAAGGGGTGTGCAAGAAAGGACCAAACTGCCCGTGTTTGCACGTATGTGAGCACTTCGTCGATGGCGATTGTAAATTTGGTAAGAACTGCAAGAGAGAGCATAGTTTATCTGATGACCATAACAAGAAGGTGTTACAAAGTTATTCTACCCGTGATGTGCAGATTGTTCTACAACGCTTGAAGgggagagaaagaaaacgaacTGTAAGCGAAGGTTCTGATGTTGAAAGGCCTATTAGTGCTAAGCCCAAACCAGCGATGTCTGACAAATTCAAACCCGCACTAAGCCAAGGTCTTTCGTTTGACAGTAAGGAGAAGGATTGTGAGATTTGCGGATTCAATCTTCGTGGTAAATGCAATTATGGAGATAGATGTCTCAACCGACACACAGAGTTACCTTATTTGTGGGAGTTTTCTgtcaatgatgatgacaaatggGAGAGTTTTTCAAGCGATCTAAATACGATGTTGGAGGAAGCTTATTGTGATGTTGATAACGATGGCTATAAAGTACCAGTTGGAGGCTATTCGTGTTATGTCCAGTTTCAAGACATGACAGCAGTACCAATCAGAGCACGag ttggTGGTCACAAAGGATTCAAAGTTCGCAGACTCTCAACTGTATCATCAGTAGTGGCTCCAGCCGGTCACATATTCAGCACCAGATGGAATTGGTACTGGCAAGATGAGAACCAGAAATGGCAGTCATATGACTCTCCCGATGATGGACATGCTTTTAACACCACCAGTAGTCAATGCCTTGAAAAGGAATTTGTGGAAG GCAAGGAGAGTCATCCTTTTAGTGCATCTCATCACCAGTATACCCTGTACTTCAAAAAAATGCGTCAGCGGAATAATGTGTTCAAAACCGAACGTTCTGTTACAAGGAGGCCTGCTGACTTGGTTAccaaagaaaacatgaaagaaatTGCTCAAAA ACGCCGAGCGGCTGTTTTGGGTCGACAAATGGTTGCCTCCGCTGGTTCAGGATCAGATGGCCGGCCAACTCATTGGGCCCCTATGCCTAATGGCATTGATTACAAGCGGGTACCACTGCCAAGCATCTCTGAGGGATACAAGAAAGCAGAGAAGAAGTTTCTTGAGACTATGGAAGGCCATCCCAATATTGTTTCCATAGAACAAGTACAAAACACAGATCTGTGGACTCTTTACACTCA ACGGAAGAAACACTTAACCAAGAGATCTGGCAAAGAGCCTGAAGAGAGACAACTCTTTCATGGCACAAATGCATCAACTGTAGAGGCTATCTCCCAACAAGGCTTTGACTGGAGAATGTGTGGAAAGCATGGCACACGCTATGGAAAAGGAACCTACTTTGCTTGCAGAGCAAACTACTCACACCGCTACACTCAGCAGGGTTCTGGTCGCAGGATGATGTTCCTAGCCAAGGTGCTGGTAGGATCCTTTACCAATGGTGACAGTGAAATGATTCGCCCACCAGCCAAAGATCCCTTGAACCCACATGTGCTGTACGACTCATGCTGTGATAACTCAAGTAATCCTGCTCTGTTCGTTATCTTTGAAAATGGTCAATCCTACCCTGAGTTTTTGATCACATACACTTGA